The Litoreibacter ponti genome includes a window with the following:
- a CDS encoding acetylornithine deacetylase/succinyl-diaminopimelate desuccinylase family protein encodes MAKTSDLMSRIEEKRDDLIALTQELIRIPTLNPPGENYREICEYLRARLEARGFTCQMIRAEGTPGDSDRYPRWNIVARTDGARPGDCVHFNSHTDVVEVGAGWTEDPFGGALKDGKIYGRGACDMKGGLAASIIAAEAFLECHPDFAGSIEISGTADEETGGYGGVAYLAEHGHYANVQHVIIPEPLQKDRICLGHRGVWWAEIETRGEIAHGSMPFLGDCAVRHMGAVIAEMEASLFPALSRKKTAMPVVPVGARSSTLNINSLHGGQAEPQPDFTGLPSACVPDHAKMIIDRRYLMEETKAEVEGEVRAVLDKVAAERETFRYDLNEIWSIEPTMAPKDAPVVTSVAQAIGDVLGREAEYVVSPGTYDQKHIDRIGKLDNCIAYGPGLLELAHKPDEYVGVDDMLDSAKVMALVLVDLLDPA; translated from the coding sequence ATGGCAAAGACCTCAGATTTGATGTCCCGGATCGAAGAAAAGCGCGATGATCTGATCGCGCTGACCCAAGAGCTGATCCGCATTCCAACCCTGAACCCGCCGGGGGAGAATTACCGAGAGATTTGCGAGTATCTGCGCGCGCGGCTGGAGGCGCGGGGCTTCACCTGCCAAATGATCCGCGCCGAGGGCACGCCCGGCGACAGCGACCGCTACCCACGCTGGAACATTGTCGCGCGGACCGACGGCGCCCGCCCGGGCGATTGCGTGCATTTCAACAGCCACACTGACGTGGTCGAGGTCGGCGCAGGCTGGACGGAAGACCCCTTTGGCGGGGCTCTAAAGGACGGCAAGATTTACGGGCGCGGCGCATGCGACATGAAGGGTGGCCTCGCCGCCTCAATCATCGCGGCGGAGGCGTTTCTGGAATGCCATCCGGATTTCGCAGGCTCCATCGAGATCTCCGGCACCGCCGATGAAGAGACCGGCGGCTATGGTGGCGTCGCCTATCTGGCGGAGCACGGCCACTACGCCAACGTGCAACACGTCATCATTCCTGAGCCGTTGCAGAAGGATCGGATATGTCTCGGCCATCGCGGCGTGTGGTGGGCCGAGATCGAGACCCGTGGCGAAATCGCCCATGGCTCGATGCCATTTCTGGGAGACTGCGCCGTACGTCACATGGGCGCCGTGATCGCGGAGATGGAGGCGAGCCTGTTCCCGGCCCTGTCCCGGAAGAAAACCGCGATGCCGGTGGTGCCGGTCGGCGCGCGATCCTCCACGCTCAACATCAATTCGCTGCACGGTGGGCAGGCGGAGCCTCAGCCGGATTTCACCGGTCTTCCATCCGCCTGCGTTCCGGATCATGCCAAGATGATCATCGACCGGCGCTACCTGATGGAAGAAACCAAGGCCGAGGTCGAGGGCGAGGTACGCGCCGTGCTCGACAAGGTCGCCGCCGAGCGGGAGACATTCCGCTACGACCTGAACGAGATCTGGTCGATTGAGCCGACAATGGCCCCCAAAGACGCGCCCGTGGTGACCTCCGTCGCGCAGGCCATTGGGGACGTGCTGGGCCGCGAGGCGGAATATGTCGTCTCGCCCGGAACATACGACCAGAAGCATATCGACCGGATTGGCAAGCTCGACAATTGCATCGCCTACGGTCCGGGCCTGCTGGAGCTGGCGCATAAGCCGGACGAATATGTCGGCGTCGACGACATGCTCGACAGTGCCAAGGTGATGGCGCTGGTTCTGGTCGACCTGCTCGATCCAGCTTAG
- the uvrC gene encoding excinuclease ABC subunit UvrC gives MSDPETSKIETETASETSPKVTGHACIQSYLNTIDNSPGVYRMLDAQQRVLYVGKARALKKRVSNYANPNGHSPRIARMISETASMMFLTTKTETEALLLEQNLIKQLKPKFNVLLRDDKSFPNILVTTTHAFPQIKKHRGAKREKGDYYGPFASAGAVNRTLNQLQRAFLLRNCSDSDFETRSRPCLQYQIKRCSAPCVEKISEADYRKLVKDAQRFLSGRSTDMQEQLADEMQKASEEMEFERAAALRDRIRALTQVQTAQGINPQTVAEADVIALHLEHGQACVQVFFIRANQNWGNRDFYPKTANAAEAEVLQAFMGQFYSDKEPPRQIILSHGIEDEDLMAEALSQKIGRKVEILVPLRGEKQELVTSALRNARESLARKMSESATQAKLLKGVAEAFDLPEPPKRIEVYDNSHIQGTNAVGGMIVAGEDGFLKSQYRKFNIKGDELVPGDDFGMMKEVLKRRFKRLQKEDPDRKTEMWPDLLLIDGGAGQVSAVREIMREMEVEDIAMIGVAKGVDRDAGKEEFHRTGKRPFALRHNDPVLYFIQRLRDEAHRFAIGTHRAKRAKAQMKNPLDEIEGVGPKRKKALLQHFGSAKAVARANLADLTSVEGVSEAMARSIYDFFHEKG, from the coding sequence ATGTCGGACCCAGAAACATCAAAAATTGAGACCGAGACCGCGTCGGAGACCTCACCCAAGGTCACCGGCCACGCCTGCATTCAGTCCTACCTGAACACGATCGACAATTCACCCGGCGTCTACCGGATGCTCGATGCGCAGCAGCGGGTTCTGTATGTCGGCAAAGCGCGCGCCCTGAAGAAACGCGTCTCGAACTACGCGAACCCGAACGGGCACAGCCCCCGGATCGCGCGGATGATCTCTGAGACCGCGTCGATGATGTTTCTGACCACCAAGACTGAGACCGAGGCGCTGCTGCTTGAGCAGAACCTGATCAAGCAGCTCAAGCCGAAATTCAACGTGCTGCTGCGCGACGACAAAAGCTTCCCGAATATCCTGGTGACGACGACTCACGCCTTCCCGCAGATCAAAAAGCACCGCGGGGCCAAGCGCGAGAAAGGCGATTACTACGGCCCCTTTGCCTCTGCCGGGGCGGTGAACCGCACGCTGAACCAGCTGCAGCGGGCCTTCCTGCTGCGCAACTGTTCTGACAGCGATTTCGAAACCCGGTCGCGACCCTGCCTTCAATACCAGATCAAGCGCTGCTCGGCACCTTGTGTCGAAAAGATCAGCGAAGCGGATTACCGCAAGTTGGTGAAAGACGCGCAGCGATTTCTGTCGGGTCGCTCGACGGACATGCAGGAACAGCTCGCCGATGAGATGCAGAAAGCGTCCGAGGAGATGGAGTTCGAACGCGCCGCCGCCCTGCGCGACCGCATCCGCGCGCTGACCCAGGTGCAGACGGCGCAAGGCATCAACCCGCAAACGGTCGCCGAGGCGGACGTGATTGCGCTGCATCTCGAACATGGGCAGGCTTGCGTTCAGGTCTTCTTCATCCGGGCCAACCAGAATTGGGGCAACCGGGATTTCTATCCCAAGACCGCAAATGCCGCTGAGGCCGAAGTGCTGCAGGCGTTCATGGGACAATTCTATTCAGACAAGGAACCGCCCCGGCAGATCATCCTGTCCCACGGGATCGAAGACGAAGACCTGATGGCCGAAGCTCTGAGCCAGAAGATCGGTCGCAAGGTCGAAATTCTCGTGCCGCTGCGGGGCGAGAAACAAGAGCTTGTCACCAGCGCCCTGCGCAATGCCCGCGAAAGCCTTGCGCGCAAGATGTCCGAGAGTGCGACGCAGGCGAAATTGCTGAAAGGTGTGGCCGAAGCGTTTGACCTGCCAGAGCCGCCGAAGCGGATCGAAGTCTACGACAACTCCCACATCCAGGGCACGAATGCTGTGGGCGGAATGATCGTGGCCGGCGAGGACGGATTCCTGAAAAGCCAGTACCGCAAGTTCAATATCAAGGGCGATGAGCTGGTCCCCGGCGACGATTTCGGAATGATGAAAGAGGTGCTGAAGCGCCGCTTCAAACGGCTGCAAAAGGAAGACCCCGACCGCAAGACGGAAATGTGGCCGGACCTGCTTCTCATCGACGGCGGTGCGGGGCAGGTCTCTGCCGTGCGCGAGATCATGCGGGAGATGGAGGTCGAGGACATCGCCATGATCGGCGTGGCAAAGGGCGTTGATCGTGACGCGGGCAAAGAGGAGTTTCACCGCACCGGCAAACGCCCTTTCGCGTTGCGCCACAACGATCCGGTTCTCTACTTTATCCAGCGCCTGCGGGATGAGGCCCACCGCTTTGCCATCGGAACCCACCGCGCCAAGCGCGCCAAGGCGCAAATGAAAAACCCGCTCGACGAGATCGAAGGCGTGGGCCCGAAGCGCAAGAAGGCGCTGTTGCAGCATTTCGGCTCGGCCAAGGCTGTGGCGCGGGCGAACCTCGCCGACCTGACCTCGGTCGAGGGCGTGTCGGAAGCCATGGCGCGCAGCATCTACGACTTCTTCCATGAGAAGGGGTAG
- a CDS encoding SDR family oxidoreductase, whose amino-acid sequence MIEGRALVTGASNRLGRAMALRLAEMGFDVAVHYGSSSDAAERVVGEITAMGRKACAVQADLLDLDAAEGLIDAAASGLGGPLSVLVNNASIFEHDTIETATRDSWDRHMRSNLQGPFILIQRFAAQAPKAGTDANGEPIARAAVVNMADQRVRKLTPEFMTYTLAKMGLWTLTRTAAQALAPDIRVNAIGPGPTMQGGRQSAEHFAAQRAATISGRGSNPEDIAGALGYILRAPALTGQLLCIDAGQHLGWETPDVLGVE is encoded by the coding sequence ATGATCGAAGGACGCGCGCTGGTCACCGGAGCCTCCAACCGCCTTGGCCGGGCCATGGCTTTGAGGCTTGCGGAAATGGGGTTCGACGTGGCGGTCCATTACGGGTCTTCCTCTGACGCGGCCGAGAGGGTCGTGGGCGAGATCACCGCGATGGGGCGCAAGGCCTGTGCGGTTCAGGCCGACTTGCTGGACCTCGATGCCGCCGAAGGGTTGATTGATGCTGCCGCAAGCGGTCTTGGCGGGCCCCTGTCAGTTCTGGTCAACAACGCCTCCATCTTCGAGCATGACACGATCGAAACCGCGACGCGGGACAGCTGGGATCGCCATATGCGTTCCAACCTGCAGGGGCCGTTTATCCTGATCCAACGCTTCGCGGCGCAGGCGCCCAAGGCTGGCACCGATGCGAATGGCGAGCCGATCGCACGGGCGGCGGTGGTGAACATGGCGGATCAACGCGTGCGCAAGCTGACGCCAGAGTTCATGACCTACACGCTGGCCAAAATGGGGCTGTGGACGTTGACGCGGACCGCCGCACAGGCTCTTGCGCCGGACATTCGCGTGAACGCCATCGGCCCCGGACCCACGATGCAAGGCGGCCGGCAATCGGCGGAGCATTTCGCGGCACAGCGCGCAGCGACTATTTCCGGTCGCGGCTCCAACCCCGAAGACATTGCGGGAGCGCTGGGCTATATCCTGCGCGCGCCCGCGCTGACCGGGCAGCTACTTTGCATCGACGCAGGGCAGCATTTGGGGTGGGAGACCCCGGATGTGCTGGGGGTCGAGTAG